Proteins co-encoded in one Streptomyces sp. NBC_01283 genomic window:
- a CDS encoding caspase domain-containing protein → MARRALVVAASRYDDPRLEHLPGADADALALSEVLRDGAIGGFEVGVLKNRTRDEVARSVQCFFNAAAPEDLLLLHLSCHGIKDSRGRLHFAARDTEVDTLEASSLDADFLNDRMEQSASQQIILLLDCCYSGAFVKGLRTRAGEHAVDVAGNLGGRGRFIITSSTSLQYSHEDGERSRDGAKPSVFTTAVVQSLRHGTGDRDGDGRVGAEEFYRDVCDRVRRILPDQTPTLSVNSATGDLVVAFNPAGPRPSRPAAVEPVAAATPEPGLAAPSTNFPFDPVKGSGYDIGEVMKHLNQVIDLVSDSQRTTPVRPPYFSEVSGKRGIGYDKQQVDAHIERHLAEPADFEIALRRLLREQGAALIDAGTSVGRRVAKLRDRCHLLNWERLIGHVGTGRIVNWRWAVAYTSTHLCVLDGTHLLRVSYRELSSLSVSSTSRWETWSGSNDQAGWSGETEVVTTTVRFGAQAAVFEEPYGELMRDALNAFVAAMADLRKRHPDWFA, encoded by the coding sequence GTGGCTAGGCGGGCTCTCGTCGTGGCGGCCTCGCGCTACGACGATCCGCGGCTGGAACATCTGCCCGGGGCGGACGCGGACGCGCTAGCCCTCTCCGAGGTGCTGAGGGACGGGGCGATCGGGGGCTTCGAGGTCGGCGTCCTCAAGAACCGGACGCGCGACGAAGTGGCCCGGAGCGTGCAGTGTTTCTTCAACGCGGCGGCTCCCGAGGACCTTCTACTGCTCCATCTCTCCTGCCACGGCATAAAGGACTCCCGGGGCCGGCTGCACTTCGCCGCCCGGGACACGGAGGTCGACACGCTCGAAGCAAGCTCGCTCGACGCCGACTTCCTCAACGACCGCATGGAGCAGAGCGCGTCGCAGCAGATCATCCTGCTCCTTGACTGCTGCTACAGCGGCGCGTTCGTGAAGGGCCTGCGCACGCGCGCGGGCGAGCATGCCGTCGACGTGGCGGGCAACCTCGGAGGCCGCGGGCGCTTCATCATCACCTCCTCGACCTCGCTGCAGTACAGCCACGAGGACGGCGAGCGCAGCCGCGATGGGGCCAAGCCGTCGGTCTTCACCACGGCCGTGGTGCAGTCGCTGCGCCACGGCACGGGCGACCGGGACGGTGACGGCCGCGTAGGCGCCGAGGAGTTCTACCGGGACGTCTGCGACCGGGTCCGGCGAATTCTGCCCGATCAGACGCCAACCCTCAGCGTCAACAGCGCGACCGGTGACCTTGTCGTCGCCTTCAATCCGGCCGGGCCCAGACCGAGCCGTCCCGCCGCGGTCGAACCGGTCGCCGCGGCCACCCCGGAGCCGGGCCTGGCCGCGCCCTCAACGAATTTCCCGTTCGACCCGGTGAAGGGTTCCGGATACGACATCGGCGAGGTCATGAAACACCTCAATCAGGTCATCGACCTCGTGTCGGACTCTCAACGGACCACACCTGTCCGGCCGCCCTACTTCTCCGAGGTGTCGGGCAAGAGGGGTATCGGCTACGACAAGCAGCAGGTGGACGCCCACATCGAGCGCCACCTCGCCGAACCCGCCGACTTCGAAATCGCGTTGCGCCGACTACTGCGAGAGCAGGGTGCCGCCCTCATCGACGCGGGCACATCCGTGGGGCGCAGAGTCGCCAAGCTTCGGGACAGGTGCCACCTCCTCAACTGGGAGCGGCTGATCGGTCACGTCGGGACGGGCCGCATCGTGAACTGGCGATGGGCGGTGGCCTATACGAGCACACATCTGTGTGTACTCGACGGGACACACCTGCTGCGGGTGTCGTATCGGGAGCTGTCGTCCCTCTCGGTGTCCTCCACGAGCCGGTGGGAGACCTGGTCGGGCAGCAACGACCAAGCGGGGTGGAGCGGGGAGACGGAAGTGGTCACCACCACGGTCCGCTTCGGCGCTCAGGCGGCAGTGTTCGAGGAGCCCTACGGGGAGCTGATGCGCGACGCCCTCAATGCCTTCGTCGCCGCCATGGCCGATCTCCGCAAGCGCCACCCCGACTGGTTCGCCTAG
- a CDS encoding SDR family NAD(P)-dependent oxidoreductase → MDRRDEGDRQATEFAGKVAVVTGAARGVGRETVALLSARGAHVVAVDLRPEAETLADEFPGVLPVTGDVTGEETAARTVQAAVDTFGGLDILVNNAGRTLNKPITDTTAEDWDAVMAVNARGSFFFAREAFRAMKARGGGAIVSTGSYTCTVALPEGAAYSASKGALAQLTKVLAVEGGPLGIRANLVAAGVIETDFLDTFRSDSRAYLASFADAQPLGRVAQPAEIAEVLCFLASPRSSFVTGAVVAADGGFTAL, encoded by the coding sequence ATGGACAGGAGAGATGAAGGCGATCGGCAGGCCACCGAGTTCGCCGGGAAGGTCGCCGTCGTCACAGGGGCCGCGCGGGGCGTGGGCAGGGAGACGGTGGCGCTCCTGAGTGCTCGCGGCGCCCATGTCGTCGCCGTCGACCTGCGCCCGGAGGCCGAGACCCTGGCGGACGAGTTTCCCGGCGTTCTGCCGGTGACCGGTGACGTGACAGGGGAGGAGACCGCCGCGCGGACCGTGCAGGCCGCCGTCGACACCTTCGGCGGGCTGGACATCCTGGTGAACAACGCCGGGCGCACCTTGAACAAGCCCATCACCGACACCACCGCAGAGGACTGGGACGCGGTGATGGCGGTCAACGCCCGCGGCTCCTTCTTCTTCGCCCGCGAAGCCTTCCGCGCCATGAAGGCCCGCGGCGGCGGAGCCATCGTCAGCACCGGCTCCTACACGTGCACCGTCGCCCTGCCCGAGGGCGCCGCCTACAGCGCGTCCAAGGGCGCTCTGGCCCAGCTGACCAAGGTGCTCGCCGTCGAGGGCGGGCCCCTGGGCATCCGCGCCAACCTCGTCGCCGCAGGCGTGATCGAGACCGACTTCCTCGACACGTTCCGCTCCGACAGCCGGGCATACCTGGCGTCCTTCGCCGACGCACAGCCCCTGGGCCGGGTGGCGCAGCCCGCGGAGATCGCCGAGGTCCTGTGCTTCCTCGCGTCACCGCGCTCCAGCTTCGTCACGGGAGCCGTGGTCGCCGCCGACGGCGGCTTCACCGCGCTCTGA
- a CDS encoding DUF6479 family protein, with product MQTHRQTVLAVEGGGSLVFLIVGIVVVAGLLAMFISGRRRAARRTEPTAPSHRTPPSGEAQRGETWQTPDDDPEQGHPHP from the coding sequence ATGCAGACTCACCGTCAAACCGTTCTCGCCGTCGAGGGTGGCGGCTCGCTGGTCTTCCTCATCGTCGGCATCGTCGTGGTCGCAGGGCTACTCGCCATGTTCATCAGCGGCCGGCGCCGCGCTGCCCGCCGCACCGAACCAACTGCACCGTCCCACCGCACTCCCCCCAGTGGCGAAGCCCAGCGCGGAGAAACCTGGCAGACCCCCGACGACGACCCCGAACAGGGCCACCCGCACCCCTGA
- a CDS encoding VOC family protein, whose protein sequence is MIRKLQAVALDCADPVRLARFYAELLGGRVVADPGDSDWIEVHGFEGTPLACQRVESYRPPEWPSQERPQQLHLDFDVDDLDGEEKRALALGATVLERTDQLHPEANWRIYADPAGHPFCLCLH, encoded by the coding sequence GTGATTCGAAAGCTGCAGGCTGTCGCGCTGGACTGCGCCGACCCGGTACGGCTCGCACGGTTCTACGCGGAGCTCCTCGGCGGCCGGGTGGTCGCAGACCCGGGGGATTCCGACTGGATCGAGGTGCACGGATTCGAGGGGACACCACTGGCCTGCCAGCGGGTGGAAAGCTACCGACCGCCGGAATGGCCCAGCCAGGAGCGCCCGCAGCAGCTCCATCTGGACTTCGACGTGGACGACCTCGACGGGGAGGAAAAGCGGGCGCTCGCCCTCGGCGCAACCGTGCTGGAGCGGACGGACCAACTCCACCCAGAAGCCAATTGGCGAATTTACGCGGACCCGGCCGGCCACCCGTTCTGTCTCTGCCTCCACTGA
- a CDS encoding helix-turn-helix transcriptional regulator translates to MSERTADNHLGDFLRARRADLGPADVGMASYGTRKVAGLRREEVAVLSGVNTDYYARLEQGRERNPSPQVLDALTRALRLGTDARAHLYRLAGATPDHPLAAHTAERVSPALRQLMDGYPNTPAFVLDRTLDILATNALADAVYAPFDPADNLARMTFLDPAGRHFYTDWDRAAQTTVANLRHAAGFDPNAPRLRELVHTLTEHSATFTRLWNAHTVRGKTQDAKRLRHPDVGPLTLTYQAFDVREAPGQQLVIYHAEPGSPSAQALGLLGSLHATRR, encoded by the coding sequence ATGTCTGAACGCACGGCCGACAACCACCTGGGCGATTTCCTCCGCGCACGCCGCGCCGACCTGGGGCCGGCGGACGTCGGCATGGCGAGTTACGGAACCCGCAAGGTCGCTGGACTGCGCCGCGAGGAGGTCGCCGTCCTGAGCGGAGTGAATACCGACTACTACGCCCGCCTGGAACAGGGGCGCGAGCGCAACCCCTCACCCCAGGTGCTCGACGCCCTCACCCGCGCGCTGCGGCTCGGCACCGACGCCCGCGCGCACCTGTACCGACTGGCCGGGGCCACACCGGACCACCCGCTCGCCGCGCACACCGCAGAGCGGGTCAGTCCAGCACTGCGCCAGCTGATGGACGGCTACCCGAACACCCCCGCGTTCGTCCTCGACCGGACCCTGGACATCCTCGCCACCAACGCCCTGGCCGACGCCGTCTACGCCCCGTTCGACCCGGCGGACAACCTGGCGCGCATGACGTTCCTCGACCCCGCGGGCCGGCACTTCTACACGGACTGGGACCGGGCGGCCCAGACCACCGTCGCCAACCTGCGCCACGCAGCAGGCTTCGACCCGAACGCCCCACGGCTGCGCGAGCTGGTCCACACCCTCACCGAGCACAGTGCCACGTTCACCCGCCTCTGGAACGCCCACACCGTGCGCGGTAAGACCCAGGACGCCAAACGCCTGCGCCACCCGGACGTCGGCCCCCTCACCCTCACCTATCAGGCCTTCGACGTACGCGAAGCGCCCGGCCAGCAACTCGTCATCTACCATGCCGAACCGGGCAGCCCCAGCGCCCAGGCCCTGGGCTTGCTCGGCTCCCTCCACGCCACCCGGCGCTAG